Within the Salmo salar chromosome ssa12, Ssal_v3.1, whole genome shotgun sequence genome, the region ttaTACAAGGACCTTAAGGGACATACATACAGTCATTATTCTAagagtatttaattgtcttaaaattcagttcaatttctttttgtaaggtaagaatatgtgttttttttgttgttgtaaatttacatttgtgaatatgaaatttggccaaaagaataatgaaattaattacataaaaatgtttcagcttatttctatcgtaggtaaagaatccaagcagtacatctctccacaATATTGTAAGatcttcataaatgtgttcaattataaatctactgatgtcttgccacagttttcttacatggatacaatgccaACAAAGACGCAACACCATTCCTGCCTCCCTTGtcctgcaagtgtatactcgtcacACGTCATGAAACGTCTTCaaaagtgtccacttaatttgaaaGCTTAGGGGATAGGGTGCGTCTTAATAAGTGTTTGGACTGCAAACTTTGACACAGAGAATGTTACTATTATTTCCTTGTGATGGTGTACAGATTTAGTAAAGGATGCTGTGCAAACATCTACCTACATCCTCTCTGTACTGGCTAGAGGTTACATTGTTTATGTCACTCATGCGCAAGCTCAGCTGACCAACCGTGCCGCTCTTTCGTTCGTTTAGACCACACGTCACGTCAGTGTGATTGTTTTTTGAGAtctgtactagctagctagccagccattttAGCTATTTAACAACAACAGTGTATTTGATCAACACTACCCTACTCCAAGGACGAATAGAAGTCACTACGCTAAAAATAATGAATATGTTACTGTAAGTGCTGTCACCATAATACACCGTTAGCTAGAGCTAACGTCAGCTTACCTTGCTAATTGTTAAAAGTTACTAGGTTAGCGTAGCAAACAGCCAGGGAACTGTTGACATAGTTATCTAGCTTTGGTTGATGCAGTTTCAAAGCTTAATTCATTTACTATATTAAGATAACTTAGTTTGCTATCAGCTGTAATTTGAACAGTGTGACGTTAGCTAGCCATCTTGGCCAAGCTGGCCAACGTCGTTCGCTAACTAcagtaactagctaatgttaagtTGACAGTTTGAATGCCAAGTAGTTAGCAAGCAAACATAGCTATTTAAATTGCTAGCTAACTATTGTTTGGCCTATGTGGTAACATCAGGCTAGCTAACGCAACAGCTTGTGTGTTTTAACAGCAGTGCCTATGGCATAACTGTTCTTGTTTTCAGATCCAAACCAGGAAACAACTGACTGTCTGAATAGCTCATATACTCGTTGCCTAGGGGTTTTCACAGGGGATAATGTCCCATCTCTGAAGATGGGAGGCAGTGGGTCCAAGGTGAAAGGTGCTTGGCCATTTGCTGGTTCAGGAGCTGGAGGTGATTCAGGAAGCGAGGGGCAAGAAGACCAGTCTTTGACCCGCCTCAAAGGGACCAGAAAATCAACCCCATTTATTTTCACAAGGAGGAGGTAATAATGTCTGCTAAATGCAATATGTAGCCTATATGATATGTGATCCTTAGTGAAATGCTTTCCaatacctggtgtgtgtgtgtgtgtgtgtgtgtgtgtgtgtgtgtgtgtgtgtgtgtgtgtgtgtgtgtgtgtgtgtgtgtgtgtgtgtgtgtgtgtggatagctcTCTTTACTATGATGAGGATGGGGACCTGGCTCATGAGTTCTATGAAGAGACTGTGGTGACAAGAAATGGCCGGAAGAGGTCCAAGCTGAAGAGGATTCAGAAGAACCTCATACCTCAGGTACGCTGATTGGATGAACACTTGAGAGTCCCAGACTGTGTTTTGGAAAGGTATCCAGTTACCCATGGTTCTTGTTTATAATTACTGTTGTGGGTATTGTTATCTGTTTGCAGGGAATTGTGAAGCTGAACCACCCCCGGATCCATGTAGATTTTCCTGTCATCCTCTGTGAGGTGTGAATCACATTGGGCTGGTCAATGTGGAAAAGATACCTGTCAGTCAAAGGCTGCCCCACACTACAACTGCTCCATCTTGAACGCTGGTGTTCCTCTGAGAAGATGGATGAGATGTCTGACTACAGCTGTGGACAGACCACCGAAGCTATGTTgcggagagaaaggggaggtggATAGATATTTGGTGAAATACAGAGTAAAAGTACTGCCTTTTGTGACATGTAGAGAAGTGTTTGTGTGGGAGAGAAAGGTAGCTCAAGATAAGGGAAGGTATATGAATTCCCACAGTACATGTTGACCATTTTCAATATTATCATATCTATGTCTGCCCCTGTGATTGGAGCCAAGACCTGCACTAGTGAACTtttaatgtaaataaaaaaataaaaacctgtcTGAGTTGGAAATACTTGAATAAATGGTTTACCAGGCTAAAAGACTGAGGCATCCCCTGTTTTTATCAAGTCCACATATGGTTCACAGTCTGAGTTTTGTTCCATAAGAGTATTTAACTGGTCACAATTAAATACTCTTGTGGTCACAATATCGATGTGGTCACAATGTGGTCACAATATCGATGGTTTTGTATTCTGTGATTTAAAGACTGATTGGCTCAATTTACTAGTCCTTCTCTTTCTAGTTATCATCATCCTGGGAAGCTGTCGTTGgtgaatattttttttctctctgctgtATTTCAGTTTAGGCACCAGGGGGCAGTGCTCTTGTACAGGTGGGTCTCAACATAGGTTTGATTCTGTAACATTTTTGGGTCAGTCATCTTTTATGCCAATTGACTTTGAATAATTTAGGATGATTATGACATATGTCTAGTTGTTTATGATAGTCAAGTACTTTATAGACATTTTGAAGGTTTGGTGGAAAGTATTCTAATGATAATCAATTTGTACAGTATCTTATGTTTCATGATCATGATATATTGTCAGTTTCAGTGTTGTTTGCTCTCTTGTAGCATATGGCTGGCTATGGGCATAACGGCCATCTCTGGCCCCTGTAATTGTATGGAATGTGGTCGGGTATGTTTCAGGG harbors:
- the tusc2 gene encoding Tumor suppressor candidate 2, with product MGGSGSKVKGAWPFAGSGAGGDSGSEGQEDQSLTRLKGTRKSTPFIFTRRSSLYYDEDGDLAHEFYEETVVTRNGRKRSKLKRIQKNLIPQGIVKLNHPRIHVDFPVILCEV